One Pseudomonas syringae CC1557 genomic window, CTTCGTCGTCCGGCTTCTTAATCGGCATCGCCAAGGCAAAGCTCAGAGGGCCGAGCGCGGTGATCCAGGTGACGCCGATACCCACAGAGCTGGCCATACCGGACAGGTCGATGTTATTGCATTCGACCGTTTTGCCAGAAGCAGATGTCTTGTTGGAATCACACTTGGTATCGAATACGTTACCGACATCCCAGAAAACGGAGGTACGGAGAGAACGTTGATCCTTGACGAATGGCAGCGGGAACATGACTTCTACACCACCCTGAACCAGAGCGTTGCCGCCGAACGGCAGTGGATCCTGGTCTGGATCTGCAAGGGTACCCGGCCTGGAACCGTTGCTTGGCGTACTACGCGGACCTAGCGTGCTGTCCTTGAAGCCACGAACCGAGTTGAAGCCACCGGCATAGTAGTTCTCGTAGAACGGCAGACCCGAGGTCGAACCATAACCATCGCCATAACCCAGCTCGGTGTGCAGACGCAGGGTGTAGTTGTCGGTGATCGGGTGGAAATACTGAGCACGGTAATCCAGCTTGAAGAACGACAGGTCGCTGCCCGGCAAGGTGGATTCGAACACCAGGCTTTGCGAGTGACCACGGGTCGCCAGCACGCCTTTGTTCAGGGTCGATTCAGACCAGCCTACCGAACCCTTGAAGTTCAGATACTTGTCGCCTTCGCGGTTAACGAAGTCGAAAATCTCGTCAACGGTATATTTACCGGTCTTGATCTCATCCTGCTGCACGGTCAGGCCGTAGGTCAGGCGCGAGGTCTCGCTGATCGGGTAACCGAGGTTGATACCGGCACCCAGGCTGTCTACTGCGTAGCTTGCCACATCAACGTCGAGGTCATCGTAGTTGGTGGTGCGGTAGAACGCGTTGTAACCCAGGCTGACACCGTCCGGCGTGTAGTACGGATCGACATAGCTGAAGTTGTAACGACTCTGGTATTCACTGCGGGTCAGACCGATGCTGACCTTGTTACCCGTACCCAGGAAGTTGTTCTGGCTGATCGAACCACCCAGGATCAGACCGGCACTCTGTGCGAAGCCGACGCTGGCGGTGATCGAACCGGAAGCCTGTTCTTCAACGGCGTAGTTCACGTCCACCTGATCGTCGGTACCCGGCACAGGCGGCGTTTCGACGTTGACTTCCTTGAAGAAGCCCAGGCGATCAAGACGGGTTTTCGACTGATCAATCAGGTAGGTAGAAGCCCAGCCGCCTTCCATCTGACGCATTTCGCGGCGCAGCACTTCGTCTTCCGACTTGGTGTTGCCACGGTAGTTGATGCGGTTGACGTAGGCACGCTTGCCCGGATCGACCACAAAGGTGATGTCGACCGTGTGATCTTCGTTGTTCGGAGTCGGCACACCGTTGACGTTGGCGAAGGTATAGCCTTCGTTACCCAGACGACGGGTGATGAGCTCGGAGGTAGTGGTCATGACCTTGCGCGAGAACACCTGCCCTGGCTGCACCAGCAACAGGGATTTGACCTGGTCTTCAGGCACTTTCAGGTCGCCGCTGAGCTTGACCGACTTTACGCTGTACTTCTCGCCTTCGTTGACATTGACCGTGATGTACACGTTCTTCTTGTCAGGCGTGATCGACACCTGGGTCGAGGCGATATCCATGTTGATATAGCCGCGATCAAGGTAGTAGGAACGCAGACGCTCAAGGTCGCCGGACAGCTTCTCGCGAGCATACTTGTCATCGTTCTTGAAGAACGAGAGCCAGTTGCTGGTCTTGAGTTCGAACAGATCGGTCAGGTCTTCATCAGAGAAAACCGTGTTACCGACCACGTTGATGTGCTGAATGGAGGCAACGGTGCCTTCATTGATATCGATCTTCAGACCCACGCGGTTACGCGGCTGAGGTATGACCTCTGCGTCAACCGTAGCGGAGTAACGGCCCTGGGCAACGTATTGGCGTTGCAGTTCGTTACGCACACCTTCAAGGGTCGCACGCTGGAAAATTTCACCTTCGGCAAGACCGGACTGTTTCAGCCCCTTCATCAGGTCTTCAGTCGAGATGGCCTTGTTGCCCTCGATTTCGATGCTGGCAACCGACGGGCGCTCAACGACGTTGATGACCAGCACATTGCCGTCACGACCCAGCTGGATGTCTTGAAAGAAACCGGTTTTGAACAACGAACGGGTAGCATCGACCAGACGACCGTCATCCGCCTGCTCGCCTACGTTCAGCGGCAACGCACCAAAGACACTGCCGGCGGATACCCGCTGCAGGCCGTTGACACGGATATCGGAGATGGTGAAGGACTCGGCGTGAACTTCAGCGATCATCAGTGCGGAAAGAACCGCAGTTAGCAGCAGACGTTTCATGAAGTCCTTTCTTATTCCAACTGGCAATAAACAAACTGCCGCAAAATGCGGCAGATTCGCAACTCGGCAACGCTTTACAATCGGCCCAGATCGTTGACCAGTGCGAGCAACATTACGCCCACCACCAGACTGATACCGATCTGTGCACCCCAACCTTGTACCCTTTCCGAAAGGGGACGACCACGCGCCCACTCGATCAGATAAAACAGCAAATGCCCACCGTCAAGGACGGGAATGGGCAGTAGATTCAGAACCCCGAGGCTTATGCTCAGATAAGCGAGGAAATTCAGAAAATCGCCAATGCCCGACTGGGCCGAAGCGCCCGCCACTTTAGCAATGGTTATCGGTCCACTCAAGTTTTTTACCGAGAGCTCGCCGAACAACATTTTCTTGAGCGAGTCCAGAGTCAGCACGCTCATGCTCCAGGTGCGTTTTACACCCTCGCCCATGGCGGCGAAAGGGCCGTAGCTGACCTCTCGCAACATTTCCGGTGGCCAATCGACAGCTTTTACCCCAGCCCCCAGATAACCTGCGGCGGCCTTGCCCTCACCCTTGACCGCAAGGGTGACTGGCACGTCCATCTGCACGCCGTCACGGTCGATGCGCAGCGACACTTTGGCTTCAGGCCGCTCGCGCACCCGGTCGACAACCTGCTGCCATTCATTGAGCGGCTGACCGTCCATCGAAATCAGACGATCACCTGTCTTGAGGCCGGCACTCTGAGCAGGGCCTTTCGGATCAATCTCTGCCAGCACTGGCAACAAGGCCGGGCGCCACGGGCGAATACCGAGCGATTTGATCGGATCAGGCTCCTCGGCGCCTCTCAGCCAGTCACTCAGCACCAGCTCACGGGAAGTATCGACGGTCGAGCCCTCATCCCGGACCTTGAAAGCGATGGTACCGCTCTCTCCCAATCGACGAACCAGCTGCAAATTGACGGCAGCCCAGCCGGAGGTTGGCTCGCCATCAACTGCAACGATTTCCTGCCCAGACGTCAAACCGGCCTGCTGAGCGATACTGCCGGACTCGACGTTACCGATAACCGGGCGAACCTGCTCGCTGCCCATCATCGCCAGAACCCAGAAAAAGGCGATGGCCAGCAGGAAGTTGGCAGTCGGGCCAGCAATCACAATGGCGATGCGCTGCCCCACGGTCTTGCGGTTAAAGGACTGATCAGCCAGTTCGGGCGGAACATTGCCCTCACGCTCGTCGAGCATCTTCACATAGCCGCCCAGCGGAATCGCGGCAATCACGTACTCGGTGCCCTGACGGTCGTGCCAGCGCACCAGCGGCATACCGAAGCCCACCGAAAAACGCAGCACTTTGACGCCACAGCGCCGAGCCACCCAGAAGTGGCCGAATTCGTGGAAGGTCACCAACACACCCAGAGCAATCAGGGTGCCAAGAATCATGTATAGAGCGCTCATCCGTTTTCTCCAGGTACCGACTGGTCGGTCAGCGTGTTAATCATCACAAGCCTTTGAGGCCTGCCATTGACGCACCACAGCAACCCTTTGGTTCATTCCTTGGCATGTCACTACCGGCCGCTTCTTTCAAGCCATTGCCCTGCCAGCATGCGCGCTTTCGCATCCACCGCAAAAACCGTATCGAGCGCTTCGACGGCGATCACGGGCTCCTGACTCAGGACGTCCTCGATGATACCGGCGATCTCCAGGTAACCGATACGCCGTTCAAGAAATGCCGCACCGGCCACTTCATTGGCTGCATTGAGCATGGCGGGCGCGCTGCCCCCTGCTTCTGCTGCATGCCTGGCGAGCCGCAGACACGGGAAACGTCCTTCGTCTGGCTCCTGAAAATCCAGTTGTCCAATTTTGAAAAGGTCCAGCGGCGCTACGCCGGAGTCTACACGTGCAGGCCAGGCCAGTGCATTGGCGATTGGTGTACGCATGTCGGGATTGCCCAGCTGAGCCAGAACCGAGCCATCAACATAATCGACCAGCGAGTGGATCACGCTCTGGGGGTGGATCACAACCTCGACCTGATCAGGGCGCGCATCGAACAGCCAGCAGGCTTCGATCAACTCAAGCCCCTTGTTCATCATCGTGGCCGAGTCCACAGAAATCTTGCGCCCCATCGACCAGACTGGATGGGCACAGGCCTGCTCCGGGGTTACATCCTGCAACTGATCGAGCGCCGTTTCACGGAACGGACCGCCCGAAGCAGTCAGCATGATACGCCGAACACCGACAGCGCCCAGGCCACGCGAAAAATCGGCAGGCAGGCATTGAAAGATCGCATTGTGCTCACTGTCGATAGGCAGCAGCACCGCGCCGCTGCGCTGTACGGCCTGCATAAACAAGGCGCCGGACATGACCAGCGCTTCCTTGTTGGCCAGCAACACTTTCTTGCCTGCCTCTACAGCGGCAAGGGTCGGACGCAAGCCAGCCGCACCGACAATGGCAGCCATTACCGCATCGACCCGAGGATGCGCCGCCACCTCGCACAGACCACTTTCCCCAACCAGTACACGGGTATCCAGCCCGGCAGCGGCAAGGTCGTCCTGCAATTTACGGGCTACCGCCTGATCCGGCACAACGGCGTATTGCGGCGTGTGCCGCACGCACAAGGCCAGCAGTTCATCCAGACGACTGTAGCCGGTCAGCGCGAACACCCGATACAACGCAGGATGACGCGCAACCACATCAAGCGTACTCAGGCCGATGGAACCGGTGGCCCCCAGAATGGTGATCTGTTGCGGACCACTCACATGACACCCCAGTCAGCAGCCCAGAGCAACACGGCAAACACCGGGATAGCTGCCGTCAGGCTGTCAATGCGGTCCAGTACACCACCATGGCCTGGCAGCAGATTACTGCTGTCCTTGACCCCGGACTGGCGCTTGAACATGCTTTCGGTCAAATCACCGATCACTGAGATGAATACGATCACCGCAGCCCCCAGCAGAGCGGCAATGAACTGGATAACGGACCAGTCGCGGGAAACACCCACCACAGCCGTAATCCCGAGACTGACCACCAAACCGCCGTATACGCCCTCCCAGCTTTTGCCCGGGCTTACCTTGGGTGCGAGCTTGCGCTTGCCGAATGCCTTGCCGGAGAAATAGGCACCGATGTCGGCAGCCCACACCAGCACCATGACCGACAGAATCAGCCAATTGCCCAGCGGCCACTGCTTGATCAGTACCAGACCCTGC contains:
- the ispC gene encoding 1-deoxy-D-xylulose-5-phosphate reductoisomerase, with the protein product MSGPQQITILGATGSIGLSTLDVVARHPALYRVFALTGYSRLDELLALCVRHTPQYAVVPDQAVARKLQDDLAAAGLDTRVLVGESGLCEVAAHPRVDAVMAAIVGAAGLRPTLAAVEAGKKVLLANKEALVMSGALFMQAVQRSGAVLLPIDSEHNAIFQCLPADFSRGLGAVGVRRIMLTASGGPFRETALDQLQDVTPEQACAHPVWSMGRKISVDSATMMNKGLELIEACWLFDARPDQVEVVIHPQSVIHSLVDYVDGSVLAQLGNPDMRTPIANALAWPARVDSGVAPLDLFKIGQLDFQEPDEGRFPCLRLARHAAEAGGSAPAMLNAANEVAGAAFLERRIGYLEIAGIIEDVLSQEPVIAVEALDTVFAVDAKARMLAGQWLERSGR
- a CDS encoding phosphatidate cytidylyltransferase; translation: MLKQRIITALILLPIALCGFFLLTGMYFALFIGVVVVLGAWEWARLAGFAAQSMRIGYAAVVAVLLFLMYLLPGLEPWVLVAAVIWWGVATFLVLTYPDSSSHWASAVCKLVIGLLILLPAWQGLVLIKQWPLGNWLILSVMVLVWAADIGAYFSGKAFGKRKLAPKVSPGKSWEGVYGGLVVSLGITAVVGVSRDWSVIQFIAALLGAAVIVFISVIGDLTESMFKRQSGVKDSSNLLPGHGGVLDRIDSLTAAIPVFAVLLWAADWGVM
- the rseP gene encoding sigma E protease regulator RseP, giving the protein MSALYMILGTLIALGVLVTFHEFGHFWVARRCGVKVLRFSVGFGMPLVRWHDRQGTEYVIAAIPLGGYVKMLDEREGNVPPELADQSFNRKTVGQRIAIVIAGPTANFLLAIAFFWVLAMMGSEQVRPVIGNVESGSIAQQAGLTSGQEIVAVDGEPTSGWAAVNLQLVRRLGESGTIAFKVRDEGSTVDTSRELVLSDWLRGAEEPDPIKSLGIRPWRPALLPVLAEIDPKGPAQSAGLKTGDRLISMDGQPLNEWQQVVDRVRERPEAKVSLRIDRDGVQMDVPVTLAVKGEGKAAAGYLGAGVKAVDWPPEMLREVSYGPFAAMGEGVKRTWSMSVLTLDSLKKMLFGELSVKNLSGPITIAKVAGASAQSGIGDFLNFLAYLSISLGVLNLLPIPVLDGGHLLFYLIEWARGRPLSERVQGWGAQIGISLVVGVMLLALVNDLGRL
- the bamA gene encoding outer membrane protein assembly factor BamA translates to MKRLLLTAVLSALMIAEVHAESFTISDIRVNGLQRVSAGSVFGALPLNVGEQADDGRLVDATRSLFKTGFFQDIQLGRDGNVLVINVVERPSVASIEIEGNKAISTEDLMKGLKQSGLAEGEIFQRATLEGVRNELQRQYVAQGRYSATVDAEVIPQPRNRVGLKIDINEGTVASIQHINVVGNTVFSDEDLTDLFELKTSNWLSFFKNDDKYAREKLSGDLERLRSYYLDRGYINMDIASTQVSITPDKKNVYITVNVNEGEKYSVKSVKLSGDLKVPEDQVKSLLLVQPGQVFSRKVMTTTSELITRRLGNEGYTFANVNGVPTPNNEDHTVDITFVVDPGKRAYVNRINYRGNTKSEDEVLRREMRQMEGGWASTYLIDQSKTRLDRLGFFKEVNVETPPVPGTDDQVDVNYAVEEQASGSITASVGFAQSAGLILGGSISQNNFLGTGNKVSIGLTRSEYQSRYNFSYVDPYYTPDGVSLGYNAFYRTTNYDDLDVDVASYAVDSLGAGINLGYPISETSRLTYGLTVQQDEIKTGKYTVDEIFDFVNREGDKYLNFKGSVGWSESTLNKGVLATRGHSQSLVFESTLPGSDLSFFKLDYRAQYFHPITDNYTLRLHTELGYGDGYGSTSGLPFYENYYAGGFNSVRGFKDSTLGPRSTPSNGSRPGTLADPDQDPLPFGGNALVQGGVEVMFPLPFVKDQRSLRTSVFWDVGNVFDTKCDSNKTSASGKTVECNNIDLSGMASSVGIGVTWITALGPLSFALAMPIKKPDDEAETQVFQFSLGQTF